The following proteins are co-located in the Pochonia chlamydosporia 170 chromosome 6, whole genome shotgun sequence genome:
- a CDS encoding tRNA synthetase class II core domain (G, h, p, S and t) domain-containing protein, translated as MSKLWMRLLLFGTITAKVPNYSATQVNSKINEVQKQIGAKENADDLLKEKIELEKEKKALVESAAEKDALLRTKIKTVGNYVHDSVPVRQQRGRTHVGTGRCQSREAQCPFSPRSSPQTRRSSVSVDILPCRRRNSCSRITWARPLSLNMLATVHAIDVKRVLMAETPGEFTIEQFLLTDPEKSWDAFHDMIGISEDFYKSLGLPYQIVSIVSGALNNAASKKLDLEAWFPFQGEYKELVSYSAPRCRLTSRRSMCTVSTLRCARPPEQCVGLTVPEPLRKYLPGAPEFIPFAKELPKESTSQKSLPQRPKGGK; from the exons ATGTCGAAATTGTGGATGAGATTATTGCTCTTTGGAACGATCACCGCAAAAGTAC CCAATTACAGTGCCACGCAAGTAAATAGCAAGATCAACGAGGTTCAGAAGCAAAttggc GCCAAAGAAAACGCCGATGACCTTCTGAAAGAGAAGATTGAActtgagaaggagaagaaggcgttgGTAGAGTCCGCTGCTGAGAAAGATGCGCTGCTCAGAACAAAGATCAAGACGGTGGGAAACTATGTACATGACTCCGTCCCAGTGA GACAACAACGTGGTAGAACGCACGTGGGCACCGGAAGGTGTCAAAGTAGAGAAGCGCAATGTCCTTTCTCACCACGAAGTTCTCCTCAGACTCGACG TTCCTCGGTCAGCGTGGATATACTGCCTTGCAGACGCCGCAATTCATGCTCAAGGATTACATGGGCAAGACCGCTCAGCTTGA ATATGCTGGCTACAGTACATGCTATAGACGTGAAGCGGGTTCTCATGGCAGAGACGCCTGGGGAATTTACC ATCGAGCAATTCCTCTTGACGGACCCAGAGAAGTCCTGGGACGCCTTTCATGACATGATTGGAATCTCGGAGGATTTCTACAAATCCCTCGGGTTGCCATACCAGATCGTATCAATCGTGTCCGGGGCGTTGAATAACGCAGCATCTAAGAAGTTGGACTTGGAGGCTTGGTTTCCTTTCCAAGGAGAATACAAAGAACTTGTCTCTT ATTCGGCTCCAAGATGCAGACTGACGTCAAGAAGAAGTATGTGCACTGTCTCAACTCTACGCTGTGCGCGACCACCAGAGCAATGTGTT GGCTTGACGGTTCCTGAACCTCTTCGCAAGTATCTTCCTGGAGCCCCAGAGTTTATACCCTTCGCCAAGGAGCTACCGAAGGAATCTACCTCTCAGAAATCTCTGCCTCAACGACCAAAGGGAGGCAAATAG
- a CDS encoding Ham1 family protein (similar to Colletotrichum fioriniae PJ7 XP_007603062.1): MRQAPNIIVTGTPGVGKTTHSENLAERTGLRHVSVNQIVKDKECHEGWSDEYQSWIVDEDKLLDAIEEDVQLGGCVIDWHACDLFPRSWIDLVVVLRVDSSTLYDRLTARNYADAKLQENLDSEIMEVLLQEAREAFDEEIVIELPSNTSDEMDSNKENRRSLSDKGDKMAPCVNFVTGNANKLREVKAILEPGIEVRSNPLDIEEVQGTIEEVTESKCRKAAEIVNGPVLVEDTALCFNALAGLPGPYIKWFLADIGHEGLNNLLAAYADKSAEAVCTFGYSDGPGHKPIIFQGRCPGKIVPARGPAHFACLTGWDPIFEHQGKTFAEMDGAEKNAVSHRSRALDKLQKWFKDQP, translated from the exons ATGAGACAAGCACCGAATATTATCGTGACCGGAACCCCTGGCGTGGGCAAAACCACACACAGCGAGAACTTGGCGGAACGAACTGGACTTCGACATGTTTCGGTGAACCAAATAGTCAAGGATAAGGAATGTCATGAAGGTTGGAGTGACGAATATCAGAGCTGGATTGTGGATGAAGACAAG TTGCTAGATGCTATTGAGGAGGACGTCCAGCTGGGCGGTTGTGTAATTGATTGGCACGCCTGTGATCTTTTCCCACGGAGCTGGATAGATTTGGTTGTGGTTTTAAGAGTGGATTCGTCCACACTGTATGACAGATTAACAGCAAG aAACTACGCGGATGCTAAGCTTCAGGAGAACCTGGACTCTGAGATTATGGAGGTGTTACTTCAGGAGGCACGGGAGGCATTTGACGAGGAGATTGTCATTGAATTACCAAGCAACACCTCTGACGAGATGGATTCGAAC AAGGAGAACCGAAGGTCACTTTCGGATAAAGGTGATAAAATGGCACCCTGTGTTAACTTTGTGACCGGCAATGCAAACAAGCTTCGGGAAGTTAAGGCGATCCTTGAGCCTGGGATTGAAGTCCGAAGCAATCCTCTTGATATTGAGGAGGTTCAAGGTACTATTGAGGAGGTGACCGAGTCCAAGTGCCGTAAAGCCGCTGAGATAGTCAACGGCCCggtgcttgttgaagatACCGCTCTGTGCTTTAATGCGCTAGCAGGTCTGCCGGGACCTTATAT CAAATGGTTCTTGGCAGATATTGGTCATGAGGGGTTGAATAATCTCCTAGCCGCATATGCAGACAAGTCTGCTGAGGCCGTCTGCACCTTTGGCTACTCCGACGGGCCAGGTCACAAACCAATAATCTTCCAAGGCCGATGTCCG GGGAAAATCGTGCCTGCGAGAGGCCCAGCTCACTTCG CTTGTCTCACAGGATGGGATCCCATATTCGAGCACCAGGGCAAAAC GTTCGCTGAAATGGATGGAGCCGAGAAAAACGCGGTGTCTCATCGAAGTCGCGCACTAGACAAGCTCCAGAAGTGGTTTAAAGACCAGCCTTAA
- a CDS encoding class V myosin (similar to Coccidioides immitis RS XP_001242465.1), producing MASTYDVGTRAWQPDVAEGWVASELVSKDVDGSKAKLVFKLDNGETKTIEVSVDALQSGNDPTLPPLMNPTMLEASDDLTNLSHLNEPAVLQAIRLRYLQKEIYTYSGIVLIATNPFARVDSLYVPGMVQVYAGKQRATQAPHLFAIAEEAFMDMIRDNKNQTIVVSGESGAGKTVSAKYIMRYFATRESPENPGARSKRGPEAMSETEEQILATNPIMEAFGNAKTTRNDNSSRFGKYIEIMFDEKTNIIGAKIRTYLLERSRLVFQPLKERNYHIFYQLVAGASDSQRKELDILPIEQFEYLNQGNCPTIDGVDDKAEFEATKKSLQTIGVSEMQQKDIFKLLAGLLHLGNVKITASRTDSVLAPTEPSLEKACAILGVDAPEFAKWIVKKQLITRGEKITSNLSQAQAIVVRDSVAKFIYSSMFDWLVDIINHSLATEEVLNRVKSFIGVLDIYGFEHFAKNSFEQFCINYANEKLQQEFNQHVFKLEQEEYLREQIDWTFIDFSDNQPCIDLIEGKLGILSLLDEESRLPMGSDEQFVTKLHHNFAADKQHSFFKKPRFGKSAFTVCHYAIDVTYESEGFIEKNRDTVPDEHMTVLRATTNPFLKQVLDAASAVREKDVASASSNAVKPAAGRKIGVAVNRKPTLGGIFRSSLIELMNTINNTDVHYIRCIKPNEAKAAWQFEGPMVLSQLRACGVLETVRISCAGYPTRWTYEEFALRYYMLVHSGQWTSQIREMANAILTKALGTSTGKGLDKYQLGLTKIFFRAGMLAFLENLRTNRLNECAILIQKNLRAKYYRRRYLDARESVIRSQSAARAYIARRQAQELRTIKAATNIQRVWRGQKEHKKFLAIRKDMILFESAAKGYLRRKQIMETRVGNAALVIQRAWRSRRQLQSWRQYRKKVILIQSLWRGKRARRGYKKIREEARDLKQISYKLENKVVELTQSLGSMKEKNKNLAAQVENYESQIKSWKNRHNALEARTKELQTEANQAGIAVARLQAMEDEMKKLQQAFDESTVNIKRMQEEERELRESLRLSSTELESAKQTSNDREKDNVSLRQELEALRDALEVAKRTAPANGEITNGAAAAASTGSGLINLVASKKPKRRSAGAEPRDLDRFSGAYNPRPVSMAVTNTAHRQNLSGTTYIPGVDNIEMELESLLADEDGLNEEVTMGLIRNLKIPSPNTTPPPSDKEVLFPSYLINLVTSEMWNNGFVKESERFLANVMQSIQQEVMQHDGDEAIHPGAFWLSNVHEMLSFVFLAEDWYETQKTDNYEYDRLLEIVKHDLESLEFNIYHTWMKVLKKKLHKMIIPAIIESQSLPGFITNESNRFLGKLLQSNSTPAYSMDNLLSLLNSVFRAMKAFYLEDSIVTQTVTELLRLVGVTAFNDLLMRRNFLSWKRGLQINYNITRIEEWCKSHDMPEGTLQLEHLMQATKLLQLKKATLNDIEIIQDICWMLSPNQIQKLLNQYLVADYEQPINGEIMKAVASRVTEKSDVLLLQAVDMDDSGPYDVAEPRAITALETYTPSWLQTPRLKRLAEIVSAQAIAQQEKLEYGNGDEFEGQDGDIPEADETVVEPAH from the exons ATGGCATCGACATACGATGTTGGCACGAGGGCGTGGCAGCCTGACGTTGCCGAGGGTTGGGTCGCTTCAGAGCTCGTCAGCAAAGATGTTGACGGCTCAAAGGCCAAACTTGTTTTCAAGCTCGATAATGGAGAG ACCAAAACTATAGAGGTTTCCGTCGATGCTTTACAAAGCGGCAATGATCCAACGTTACCGCCCTTGATGAACCCTACGATGCTCGAAGCTAGCGATGATCTTACAAATTTATCCCATCTAAACGAGCCGGCTG TGCTCCAAGCTATCAGGCTTCGATATCTGCAGAAGGAAATCTACACATACAGTGGAATTGTTCTCATTGCAACGAATCCATTTGCTCGTGTCGATTCTCTATATGTCCCTGGGATGGTACAAGTTTACGCTGGCAAGCAACGTGCGACGCAAGCTCCACATCTCTTCGCGATCGCCGAAGAAGCCTTCAT GGACATGATTCGAGACAACAAGAACCAGACCATCGTTGTGTCCGGTGAATCTGGTGCCGGGAAGACTGTGAGCGCCAAGTATATTATGCGGTACTTCGCGACTAGAGAGTCACCCGAAAATCCGGGAGCTCGCTCAAAACGTGGCCCTGAAGCTATGAGCGAGACTGAAGAACAGATCCTGGCTACTAACCCCATCATGGAAGCATTTGGTAATGCTAAAACGACGAGAAATGACAATTCCTCGCGATTTGGAAAATACATCGAGATTATGTTTGACGAGAAAACGAATATTATCGGGGCCAAGATCAGAACCTACTTGTTGGAGCGGTCACGACTCGTTTTCCAACCCCTCAAGGAGCGCAACTATCATATCTTCTATCAGCTTGTCGCCGGTGCCTCCGACAGCCAACGTAAGGAGCTTGACATATTGCCTATTGAGCAGTTCGAGTATCTTAATCAAGGCAATTGCCCTACtattgatggtgttgatgacaagGCTGAATTCGAAGCAACAAAAAAGTCTCTACAGACGATTGGCGTCTCAGAAATGCAGCAGAAGGATATTTTCAAGCTTCTCGCCGGTTTGCTGCATCTGGGTAATGTCAAAATCACAGCATCCAGAACTGACAGCGTTTTGGCGCCAACGGAGCCGTCACTCGAGAAAGCCTGTGCCATCCTCGGGGTGGATGCGCCTGAATTCGCCAAGTGGATCGTTAAGAAGCAGCTCATTACCAGAGGGGAGAAGATCACGTCCAATTTGAgtcaagcccaagccatTGTTGTTCGTGACTCGGTTGCGAAATTTATCTACTCAAGTATGTTCGACTGGCTGGTAGACATCATAAACCACAGCCTGGCGACAGAAGAAGTACTCAACCGGGTAAAATCTTTCATTGGAGTTCTGGATATATATGGATTCGAGCATTTTGCCAAGAATTCTTTTGAGCAATTTTGTATCAATTATGCCAACGAGAAGCTGCAGCAAGAGTTCAACCAGCACGTGTTCAAGCTGGAACAGGAGGAATATCTCAGAGAACAGATTGACTGGACTTTCATCGATTTCTCTGATAATCAGCCATGTATTGATCTCATTGAAGGAAAGCTGGGCATCTTGTCCCTCTTGGATGAGGAGTCCAGATTGCCCATGGGCTCTGATGAACAGTTCGTGACCAAGCTTCACCACAATTTTGCGGCCGACAAGCAGCATTCGTTTTTCAAAAAACCGAGATTTGGCAAATCTGCGTTCACCGTTTGCCACTACGCTATCGATGTCACTTACGAGTCGGAAGGCTTCATTGAGAAGAATCGAGATACTGTCCCAGACGAACACATGACCGTCCTTCGGGCTACCACAAATCCATTCCTGAAGCAAGTGCTCGATGCTGCCTCTGCTGTGAGGGAAAAGGATGTCGCATCTGCTTCCTCAAACGCCGTAAAGCCCGCTGCCGGTAGGAAGATAGGCGTGGCTGTCAACAGGAAGCCGACGCTTGGTGGTATTTTCCGATCCTCTCtcattgaattgatgaatACAATCAACAATACTGATGTCCATTATATTCGGTGTATCAAACCTAACGAGGCCAAGGCAGCGTGGCAGTTCGAAGGGCCCATGGTTTTGAGCCAGCTGCGCGCATGCGGCGTTTTGGAGACGGTTCGCATCAGCTGCGCCGGATATCCTACTCGATGGACGTATGAAGAGTTTGCCCTAAGGTATTACATGCTCGTGCATTCTGGCCAGTGGACCTCGCAGATCCGTGAAATGGCCAATGCTATCTTGACCAAAGCATTGGGTACTAGCACAGGTAAGGGCCTTGATAAGTATCAGTTGGGCTTGACCAAGATCTTCTTTCGTGCTGGTATGCTCGCATTTCTTGAAAACCTCCGAACAAATCGACTTAATGAGTGCGCTATTCTTATCCAGAAGAACCTGAGGGCAAAGTACTATCGTCGCAGATACCTGGATGCTCGCGAGTCTGTCATTCGTTCCCAGTCTGCCGCGAGAGCATACATCGCTAGAAGGCAGGCACAGGAACTGCGCACCATCAAAGCGGCAACTAACATTCAACGTGTTTGGCGTGGACAGAAGGAACACAAGAAGTTCTTGGCCATCCGTAAGGATATGATTCTCTTTGAATCGGCAGCTAAAGGCTATCTTCGACGAAAGCAGATTATGGAGACCAGGGTCGGCAATGCCGCTCTTGTCATTCAGCGGGCCTGGAGATCTCGCCGACAACTGCAGTCGTGGCGCCAGTATCGTAAGAAGGTCATTCTGATCCAGAGCCTGTGGCGCGGTAAGCGAGCGAGAAGAGGCTATAAGAAGATTCGCGAAGAGGCTCGCGATCTTAAGCAAATCTCTTACAAGCTGGAAAACAAAGTCGTAGAACTTACCCAGTCTCTGGGCTCTATGAaggaaaagaacaagaaccTTGCCGCACAAGTCGAGAATTATGAGAGTCAGATCAAGTCATGGAAGAACCGACATAACGCACTCGAAGCGAGGACGAAGGAGTTGCAGACTGAGGCTAACCAGGCCGGCATTGCAGTTGCCCGTTTGCAGGCGATGGaggatgagatgaagaagcttcaGCAGGCGTTCGACGAGTCAACAGTAAATATAAAACGAATGCAGGAGGAAGAGCGCGAGCTCAGGGAATCACTGCGTTTGTCAAGTACAGAGCTAGAATCCGCCAAGCAAACTAGCAACGACAGGGAAAAGGACAACGTCAGCCTCAGACAGGAGCTTGAAGCTCTACGAGATGCCCTGGAAGTGGCCAAGAGAACTGCTCCTGCCAATGGGGAAATCACGAACGGCGCCGCTGCCGCAGCATCGACCGGTTCCGGGCTCATCAACCTTGTTGCCTCGAAGAAGCCTAAGCGTAGAAGTGCTGGGGCTGAACCAAGAGATTTGGATCGCTTCAGTGGCGCTTATAACCCTCGTCCAGTCTCCATGGCTGTTACGAATACGGCTCATCGGCAGAACTTGTCTGGCACAACCTACATTCCTGGTGTCGATAACATTGAAATGGAGTTGGAATCACTTCTCGCCGATGAGGATGGCCTAAATGAAGAGGTGACCATGGGCTTGATTCGAAACCTCAAAATACCCTCGCCGAACacaacaccgccgccgtcaGATAAAGAAGTGTTGTTCCCCTCTTACCTCATTAACCTGGTCACATCAGAAATGTGGAACAATGGCTTTGTCAAGGAGTCGGAACGTTTTCTGGCAAACGTGATGCAATCCATCCAGCAAGAGGTCATGCAACATGACGGGGATGAGGCAATTCACCCTGGCGCATTTTGGCTCTCCAATGTTCATGAAATGCTGTCATTCGTTTTTCTTGCCGAGGATTGGTACGAAACGCAGAAGACAGACAACTATGAATACGACCGCCTGCTCGAGATCGTCAAGCATGACCTGGAAAGTTTGGAATTCAATATCTACCATACTTGGATGAAGGtgctcaagaagaagctacACAAGATGATCATTCCTGCCATAATTGAATCACAGTCTCTTCCCGGCTTCATTACCAATGAGAGCAACAGATTTTTGGGAAAGCTACTGCAATCTAACTCTACCCCAGCATACAGCATGGACAATCTATTGAGCTTACTAAATAGCGTCTTTCGTGCTATGAAAGCCTTTTACTTGGAGGACTCCATAGTCACGCAGACAGTTACCGAACTTCTTCGTCTCGTTGGCGTTACCGCATTCAATGACTTACTCATGCGTCGCAACTTCCTCTCATGGAAGCGGGGTTTGCAGATCAACTACAACATTACGCGGATTGAAGAGTGGTGTAAGAGCCACGACATGCCTGAAGGCACACTCCAACTTGAGCATTTAATG CAAGCAACgaagcttctccagctcaagaAAGCTACACTAAACGACATTGAAATCATCCAGGATATATGTTGGAT GCTATCCCCGAACCAGATCCAAAAGCTGCTAAACCAGTATCTGGTGGCAGACTACGAGCAACCCATTAATGGAGAAATCATGAAAGCTGTTGCGTCTCGAGTGACAGAGAAGAGCGATGTATTGCTACTTCAGGCAGTTGATATGGATGACAGCGGACCCTATGACGTTGCGGAACCTCGGGCGATCACTGCACTTGAAACATATACCCCATCCT GGTTGCAAACTCCTCGCTTGAAACGATTGGCCGAAATTGTCTCCGCCCAGGCCATAGCGCAGCAAGAGAAGCTAGAGTACGGCAATGGAGACGAATTCGAAGGTCAAGATGGCGATATTCCCGAGGCAGATGAAACCGTTGTTGAACCTGCTCATTAA